The proteins below come from a single Streptomyces tubercidicus genomic window:
- a CDS encoding protein-L-isoaspartate(D-aspartate) O-methyltransferase, translating to MAAGVLSPDWVSAYLAVPRSAVLPELIWPFDMAAGRSVPVSRTESPEVWREYVDADVPVVTQWDDGKRSGASPGEVPTSSASMPSVVFRMLQDVDLHPGHKVLEIGAATLWNALLMAHRAGPGNVTTMEVDGALAAAARATAARFGNSVRVLHGDGSRGHPEGAPYDRIMATCGVRSVPFAWVEQCRPGGVIVAPWGTHYSHGDAVARLMVAPDGQSAAGRFTGPVEFMKLRSQRPAAVDHSAYVTGSVADGEESSTTLTEAEFLGERFGPEGFVLGLRVPRCLHVVADKGDGGRPVWFYGLGDGVSGGVGDGRPSDGQPSDELSDGARDASWACVLFRDGDTARVWQSGPRRLWDEVEDAFHWWEGRGRPEHTRFGLTVTAEGERVWLDDPADSWALTGP from the coding sequence ATGGCGGCGGGTGTTCTCTCCCCGGACTGGGTCTCCGCCTACCTGGCCGTGCCCAGGTCGGCCGTACTGCCCGAGCTCATCTGGCCGTTCGACATGGCGGCCGGGCGCAGCGTGCCGGTGTCCCGTACGGAGAGCCCGGAGGTGTGGCGGGAATACGTGGATGCGGACGTTCCCGTCGTCACCCAGTGGGACGACGGAAAACGGTCCGGCGCCTCACCCGGTGAGGTGCCGACCAGTTCCGCATCGATGCCGTCGGTCGTCTTCCGGATGCTCCAGGACGTGGACCTGCACCCCGGGCACAAGGTCCTGGAGATCGGGGCCGCGACGCTGTGGAACGCGCTGCTCATGGCGCACCGTGCCGGGCCCGGGAACGTCACCACCATGGAGGTCGACGGGGCGCTGGCCGCCGCCGCCCGCGCCACGGCCGCGCGGTTCGGGAACTCCGTCCGCGTCCTCCACGGTGACGGGAGCCGGGGCCACCCGGAAGGCGCGCCGTACGACCGCATCATGGCGACGTGCGGCGTTCGGTCCGTTCCGTTCGCGTGGGTGGAGCAGTGCCGTCCCGGCGGGGTCATCGTGGCCCCGTGGGGGACGCACTACAGCCATGGTGACGCGGTGGCCCGCCTGATGGTCGCGCCGGACGGGCAGAGCGCCGCCGGACGCTTCACGGGCCCCGTGGAGTTCATGAAGCTCCGCTCCCAGCGCCCGGCCGCCGTGGACCATTCCGCGTACGTCACGGGGAGCGTCGCGGACGGCGAGGAATCGTCCACGACGCTCACCGAGGCGGAGTTCCTCGGGGAGCGGTTCGGCCCCGAGGGGTTCGTCCTGGGCCTGCGCGTCCCCCGCTGCCTGCACGTCGTGGCGGACAAAGGCGATGGTGGGCGTCCGGTGTGGTTCTACGGGCTGGGGGATGGGGTGAGCGGCGGGGTGGGCGACGGGCGGCCGAGCGATGGGCAGCCGAGCGATGAGCTGAGCGACGGGGCGCGCGACGCGTCCTGGGCGTGCGTGCTGTTCCGGGACGGGGACACCGCCCGCGTCTGGCAGTCCGGCCCTCGCCGTCTGTGGGACGAGGTGGAGGACGCCTTCCACTGGTGGGAGGGGCGGGGGAGGCCCGAGCACACCCGGTTCGGCCTGACCGTGACGGCCGAGGGTGAACGGGTGTGGCTGGACGACCCGGCCGACTCCTGGGCGCTGACGGGGCCGTGA